Proteins encoded together in one Candidatus Binatia bacterium window:
- a CDS encoding lysozyme inhibitor LprI family protein yields MKMSSHGLLRLFVVAAVITLPALPLSAQHPIDPKTLDCENWTEREVITQTEMNICAGRDTRAQRQTLERLIREFQEKLATTEPTQWARLEANQKSWQEFINKDCEWEAAFAEGGSIDPLVYEQCVDHATAERIARLRIVLCEGQGLTGECPESRKYIPRAARHSTPGATRHRHGQKEQATRRQTPANSRSQGE; encoded by the coding sequence ATGAAGATGTCATCCCACGGTCTGCTACGTCTGTTCGTTGTCGCAGCGGTGATAACACTGCCAGCGCTGCCACTCTCCGCCCAGCATCCGATAGACCCGAAGACGCTTGATTGTGAAAACTGGACGGAGAGAGAGGTCATCACTCAGACGGAGATGAACATCTGCGCGGGGCGAGACACGCGAGCGCAACGGCAAACACTGGAACGCCTCATTCGCGAGTTCCAAGAGAAACTGGCAACGACAGAACCCACGCAATGGGCACGGCTCGAAGCCAACCAGAAGAGCTGGCAAGAGTTCATCAACAAAGATTGCGAGTGGGAGGCCGCGTTTGCCGAGGGTGGATCAATCGACCCCTTAGTTTATGAGCAATGCGTCGACCACGCCACTGCGGAGCGCATCGCTCGGTTGCGTATCGTCCTGTGCGAAGGCCAGGGCCTGACCGGCGAGTGTCCGGAGTCGAGGAAATATATCCCCCGTGCCGCTCGCCATTCGACCCCGGGTGCTACACGGCACCGTCATGGTCAAAAGGAACAGGCAACAAGGCGCCAGACACCTGCCAACAGCAGGAGCCAGGGTGAATGA
- a CDS encoding HNH endonuclease gives MSTYLIKWNPKKSPWADLAQNVEDVRRKGFFDSRWSCGNTKRIRQGDRVFLLRTGVAPRGIVATGIVNEETFEDTHWDQESSQDTALFIGVRFDTLLHPERDGILTIDQLQTEHLVGFPWHTQGSGITIPPLAAEELETAWSGFLTAHGQQPISLADEVTAPLRFFEGATRQVSVNSYERNPYARHQCIEHYGCRCCACGFDFEKAYGQLGQGFIHVHHLKPLSEIREQYEIDPITDLRPICPNCHTMIHRGSEMLTIEELRPLIQAHG, from the coding sequence ATGTCCACGTACCTGATCAAATGGAACCCGAAGAAGTCACCGTGGGCAGATCTCGCGCAGAACGTCGAGGATGTTCGTCGCAAAGGTTTTTTCGACAGCCGCTGGAGCTGCGGGAACACCAAACGCATCCGGCAAGGCGACCGCGTGTTCTTGTTGCGAACCGGCGTTGCTCCCCGGGGCATTGTCGCGACCGGCATCGTCAACGAGGAAACGTTCGAGGACACCCACTGGGACCAAGAGAGTAGTCAGGATACAGCTCTCTTCATCGGCGTACGCTTCGATACGTTGTTGCATCCCGAACGCGATGGCATCTTGACGATTGACCAATTGCAGACAGAGCACCTTGTTGGGTTCCCCTGGCATACTCAAGGGTCCGGTATCACGATCCCACCTCTTGCAGCAGAGGAATTGGAGACCGCTTGGTCGGGGTTTCTTACAGCCCACGGGCAGCAACCGATTTCCTTGGCAGACGAGGTCACGGCACCCTTACGTTTCTTCGAAGGCGCCACGCGCCAGGTTTCCGTGAACAGCTACGAGCGCAACCCATACGCGCGGCACCAGTGCATCGAGCATTATGGATGTCGTTGCTGCGCGTGCGGCTTCGATTTCGAAAAGGCGTATGGTCAGCTCGGTCAGGGTTTTATTCACGTTCACCATCTCAAGCCGCTGTCCGAGATCCGTGAGCAATACGAGATTGACCCCATCACGGATCTGCGACCGATTTGCCCGAACTGCCACACCATGATTCACCGCGGCAGCGAGATGCTGACCATCGAGGAGTTGCGGCCACTGATTCAGGCGCATGGATAA
- a CDS encoding molybdopterin-dependent oxidoreductase yields MSVTRRQFLCSTGAAALTLSLGRLSVGASAAPAADPTAGALPPVPPYRTWEDVLRQRWTWDKVVKGTHHVNCWYQRGCNWNVYVKDGVVLREEQAATYTATNSSVPDYNPRGCQKGACYSHRMYDPDRLKYPLKRVGQRGEGKWQRVSWDEALKDIAATTLDVMNEQGPGAIYWDMGSALTNGCHGVGLMRTAFMLDTPFLDLNAEVGDHHPGAAVTCGKIGFASSADDWFYSDVILLWGGNPVYTQIPNAHFFLEARYRGAHVITIAPDCNASSIHADLWVPVNVGTDAALGLSMANVIVEEKLYDAAFIAEQTDLPLLVRKDTRRFLRQRDLQKEGADDTFYVYDLTSKSVRPASKTSLKLEGVQPALEGEYKVRTTTGEVTVTPVFSLLRERLTQYAPEAAARITGTPPDLLRRLARQIAKAKAATILTQSNFPKFYHGLEMERVQILVLALCGHVGKKGSGMNGFPYLSIDSSEAMGLAPALPLQAGMLAMAAQNAPKYLKAKWNGSTDEMFLFQEAREMHDKGGVVSSVLFFYLHGGLRELYGNTRGWDPLLKRDIDAYVQEAFDKGWQLAPKTEPKIFFEEGGNILRRVRGYPQLVKHLLPKLKLLVTIDWRLSTTGLQSDYVLPAAGYYEKDDLTWATPIAPFAHPTTKAVEPLGECKSEWEWHCLLLKTMQEQAAVRGQKTFRDRAGEERKLDTIYDTFTFGRRYMEKDSDKFMSDMVGLASNLKGTSWEQLKEKGYARFTGVGMGMVNIGTATDIKPDETITANTWHTEKKMVWPTMTRRIQFYIDQELYLELGEELPVHKDNPPIGGDYPLQMTGGHTRWSIHTMWRPDPRLLRLQRGEPLMYLSSLDAEARGIKDGDRVRAHNDVGTFDVQAKVSPTVRPGQVIVYHAWEPFQFADHRSHQVAIPSPINPIQLAGGYFHLRAMPNSNSPGQNDRGTRIEVEKITAGPL; encoded by the coding sequence ATGAGCGTCACACGTAGGCAGTTTCTCTGCAGTACCGGTGCGGCAGCGCTGACGCTGTCGCTCGGTCGCCTCTCTGTCGGAGCCTCCGCCGCACCCGCCGCGGATCCCACGGCCGGCGCGTTGCCGCCGGTTCCGCCTTACCGCACGTGGGAGGATGTCTTGCGCCAGCGATGGACCTGGGACAAGGTCGTTAAAGGCACCCACCACGTCAACTGCTGGTACCAGCGCGGCTGCAACTGGAACGTCTACGTCAAGGATGGTGTGGTCCTGCGCGAGGAGCAGGCCGCCACCTATACCGCGACCAACTCCTCCGTGCCCGACTATAACCCGCGCGGTTGCCAGAAGGGGGCCTGCTACAGCCACCGCATGTACGATCCCGACCGCCTGAAGTACCCGCTCAAGCGCGTTGGCCAGCGGGGCGAGGGTAAGTGGCAGCGGGTCAGCTGGGACGAGGCGCTCAAGGACATCGCCGCCACCACGCTCGATGTCATGAACGAGCAGGGCCCCGGCGCGATTTACTGGGATATGGGCTCGGCCTTGACCAACGGCTGCCACGGTGTGGGACTCATGCGCACCGCGTTCATGCTCGATACGCCGTTCCTCGACTTGAACGCGGAGGTCGGCGACCACCACCCTGGAGCGGCGGTGACCTGCGGGAAGATCGGCTTCGCCAGCTCGGCCGACGACTGGTTCTACTCCGACGTGATCCTGCTGTGGGGCGGCAACCCGGTCTACACCCAGATTCCGAACGCCCATTTCTTTCTCGAGGCCCGTTACCGTGGGGCCCACGTCATCACCATCGCGCCGGACTGCAATGCCTCGTCCATTCACGCCGACCTGTGGGTGCCGGTGAACGTCGGGACCGACGCGGCGCTCGGCCTGTCGATGGCCAATGTGATTGTCGAGGAGAAGCTGTACGACGCCGCGTTCATTGCCGAGCAGACCGACCTGCCGCTTCTGGTACGCAAGGACACCCGGCGCTTCCTGCGCCAACGCGATCTCCAGAAAGAGGGGGCGGACGACACCTTCTACGTGTACGATCTCACCTCGAAGAGCGTGCGGCCGGCCTCGAAGACCAGTCTCAAGTTGGAAGGTGTGCAGCCGGCCTTGGAAGGTGAGTACAAGGTGCGCACCACGACCGGCGAGGTCACCGTCACGCCGGTGTTCAGCCTGCTACGAGAGCGCCTGACGCAATATGCTCCGGAGGCCGCCGCGCGCATCACCGGCACGCCGCCAGACCTGCTGCGCCGCCTTGCCCGCCAAATTGCCAAGGCGAAAGCCGCCACCATTCTGACCCAGTCGAACTTCCCGAAGTTCTATCACGGGCTCGAGATGGAGCGCGTGCAGATTCTGGTGCTCGCCCTGTGCGGCCACGTGGGGAAGAAGGGCAGCGGCATGAACGGCTTCCCGTACCTGAGCATCGATTCGTCGGAAGCCATGGGGCTGGCCCCCGCCCTGCCGTTGCAGGCCGGCATGCTCGCCATGGCGGCCCAGAACGCGCCGAAATACCTCAAGGCCAAGTGGAACGGCTCCACCGATGAGATGTTCCTCTTTCAGGAAGCTCGCGAGATGCACGACAAGGGCGGCGTCGTCTCCTCGGTGCTGTTCTTCTACCTCCACGGCGGCCTGCGCGAGCTGTATGGCAATACGCGCGGTTGGGACCCCTTGCTGAAACGCGACATCGACGCGTATGTGCAGGAGGCGTTCGACAAGGGCTGGCAGCTTGCCCCGAAGACCGAGCCGAAGATCTTCTTCGAGGAGGGCGGCAACATTCTGCGCCGCGTGCGCGGCTACCCGCAACTCGTCAAGCATCTCCTGCCCAAGCTCAAGCTCCTCGTCACCATCGACTGGCGCCTCAGTACTACCGGGCTGCAGAGCGATTACGTGCTGCCGGCGGCCGGCTATTATGAGAAGGACGATCTCACTTGGGCAACCCCGATCGCCCCCTTTGCCCATCCGACGACCAAGGCGGTCGAGCCGCTGGGCGAGTGCAAAAGCGAATGGGAGTGGCACTGCCTGCTCCTGAAGACGATGCAGGAGCAAGCGGCCGTGCGCGGGCAGAAGACGTTCCGCGATCGGGCCGGTGAAGAGCGCAAGTTGGATACAATCTACGACACCTTCACCTTCGGCCGGCGCTACATGGAAAAGGATAGCGACAAATTCATGAGCGATATGGTCGGGCTGGCGAGTAATCTCAAGGGCACGAGTTGGGAACAGCTCAAAGAGAAGGGGTACGCCCGCTTCACCGGAGTCGGCATGGGCATGGTCAACATCGGCACCGCCACCGATATCAAGCCCGACGAGACCATCACGGCCAACACCTGGCACACCGAAAAGAAAATGGTATGGCCCACGATGACTCGGCGGATACAGTTCTACATCGATCAAGAGCTTTACCTCGAGCTGGGCGAGGAGCTGCCGGTGCACAAGGACAATCCGCCCATCGGCGGCGACTATCCGCTGCAAATGACCGGCGGACACACGCGCTGGTCGATCCACACCATGTGGCGGCCGGACCCGCGCCTGCTGCGCCTGCAGCGCGGTGAGCCCCTGATGTACCTGAGCAGCCTGGACGCCGAGGCGCGGGGGATCAAGGACGGCGACCGCGTGCGTGCGCACAACGACGTCGGGACCTTTGATGTTCAGGCGAAGGTGTCGCCCACAGTGCGGCCGGGGCAGGTCATCGTCTACCATGCGTGGGAGCCGTTCCAGTTTGCAGACCATCGCTCCCACCAGGTGGCCATCCCCAGCCCGATCAACCCGATCCAGCTCGCCGGTGGGTATTTCCACCTGCGGGCCATGCCGAATTCCAATTCACCGGGCCAGAACGATCGCGGCACCCGGATCGAGGTCGAAAAGATCACGGCCGGACCTCTCTAG